The genomic stretch CGCAAAGATACCGGGGCAGATCTCGATCCCGCGCTGGCTTTGAGCTCTTTTATTGATCCGGGCAAACTCGTCAGCGATACGGCTGCCGGCTTGTCCCAACCCAACAACTATTAACTTCACCAATTCCTCCTAGCGATACTCAGGGTTCATTTTAGTTTCACGTTATGGCCCTGTCAACCATTACGAACGTTTAGGGTTAAAGGGAATAACCTCGATCATCCAGAATTATTTTCTCCTGCCTTGCGATAATTAGATGCCTTTGGCTCCAATATAAGCGCACAGATCACCCAGGCGGGTAGAATAACCCCATTCATTATCATACCAGCCGAGCACTTTAACCATGTTGCCCGCGATTACCATAGTAGAGGGGGCATCGATAATGCAACTTGACGGGTCGCCTTTGAAATCCGAACCGACCAGTTCTTCTTTACAGAAAGACAATATCCCTTTAAGCTCATTGTTCGCCGCGACCTCCAACGCCGCGTTGACCTCCTCAGCGGTAACGTCCCGGCCGACGATGGCGGTTATGTCGGCGATGGAGACGCTGCCTACCGGAACCCTCAAGGAAATCCCGTGAATCAGCCCCTTGAGCTCCGGAATCACCTGAGCTACCGCTTTGGCGGCGCCGGTGGTGGTGGGGATGATGTTCAGGGCAGCGGCACGGGCGCGCCGCAGGTCTTTGTGATAGATGTCCAGCAGACTCTGATCGTTCGTATATGCATGGACGGTATTGATCAGTGCTTTTTCAATGCCGAATTTGTCAAACAGGACTTTAACCATGGGGGTAACACAATTGGTGGTGCAGGAAGCGTTGGATATGATCACATGTTCCGCAGGGTTATACGCTTGTTGATTGACACCCATCACTACCGTCAGATCAGCATTCGACGACGTGGTGGAGATGATGACCTTTTTAGCGCCGCCTTCCAGATGCAGCGCGGCTTTAGCCCGGTCTGAAAAGCGGCCGGTGGATTCGATGACGATATCCACGCCGTAGTCTCTCCACGGGATCTTGTCCGGGTCTCTCTCCGAGAAAGCCCGTACCGTTTTGCCATCGACGATAATGGTCCCGTCACCGCTGGTAACAGTACCGGAATAGGAGCCGTAACTGCTGTCGTACTTCAATAGATGTGCGTTGGTGGCTGTGTCCGCCAGGTCGTTTATGGCCACTACATCCAACTCATTGGGGTGGTACTTCTTCAATGCGCGGAAGGTGAGCCTGCCAATGCGGCCGAAGCCGTTGATGCCGATGCGGGTTACCATGGATAGTCCTCCTTTTTAATAATGTGTTATCGAGTGGCGGTTCTTTTGAGGCTCAACATATCCAAAAAGGCTTCCAGGCGGGTTTTCAGATGCTGGCTCAGACCGAAGTCCATATTGCCCTCTATCGTCAAAATGGGCACTCCGAGTTCAAACCGTATCAGTATATCACCAATGGCGCGGTGGCAAAAAGACTGGACGTAATGGATAATACCGTCCAAGTTACGCTGGGTGGTAGCTGTTTTGATGTCCTCGATACGCTGTTCCGTGGCATAAGGGTAAGTATATCTGGTGTATTGTTCACCCAGATCGGCCACGTCATAGGGCATGGCAAACTGCCGCTGCACCTCATTGTAAACGACCCTTCCACCGTACCCTTCGAGAAACGGGTAGAGTTGAGAGGCGTACACCGGGGGGACGCCGATAAGGCCAAGACGTATTTCGTCGGCGGGATAGGGGTCACGTATCGCTGCTTTTTGGATGACGGCGCCCAATTGGTCGGTAAAGGCTCCGACATCACTATTGAAGTCGGACGCGGACACCAGCCAGAAATGATTCTCCTTGCCGCTGATCCGGTTTTCAGCCCAGGTAAACCGGTCGAGTTCGGCGGTCAGTTTTCGGGTCGGCAATAATTCTTTTCGAACCTGCTCCGCGGCTTGTCTTGTCACCCCAAGGTCCGTGGCAAGTCGGTCTATGGCTGTGGTCACTTGATTGCAATCCGGGATCGGGGGATAGGCAAAAGGAATAGTTCGGACGCCCTTGTGTCGCAGTACTTCCATCAACATCAGGGTATTTGAGCAGTCCCCGCCGGTCACACAGATCACGTTCGCGATACCGTACTTGAGAGTGGCGCCGTAGATACCCTTGATCCACGCACAGGTATTCAAAGGGAACCCGGCCTTTTCCGCGATTGTTATCAACGATGCTGGGTCAGGATCGCTGATGAACAGGTTGTTCAGGTCGATGGGGACGGCTCCGGCTGCGAGGACAACCTCTACAGGCACGGTGGTGGTGATTCCTATACGTTTCATCCTACTTATTATAACTAAATATTGATTTCTGGGCATTCTGCGATTGAGACCCCTTTCAGAGCGAGCTAAAAATATGGACAGCGATAACCCCCATATTGTAAACTTGGCCCATTCGATTCAAAAATTTGGGAGGAGCCAACGTGAAAAAGTTTTCAATCCTGCTGGTCATGTTCTCGCTCGTAGCCGCGCTTATATTGCCCGGATGCGACAACGGCACCGATGACCCGAATCCAACGGCCGTTACCAAGATTCGCGTCGCTACCGACGCCACCTGGGCGCCGTTCGAGTACGTGGACACGGCCACAAACCGGATCGTCGGATTTGATATCGACCTTATGAATGAGATCGCCAAGAAGGCCAATCTCGAGATCGAATACATCAACGTCGAGTGGGACTCGCTGTTGGCCGGCATGGCCCAGGGCACCTATGACGCCGCCATTTCTTCAATCACCATTACCGCCGACCGGCAGCTAGAGATGAACTTCTCCAACCCGTACTATGCAGCTGGCCAGATCATCGTCGTTCGCTCCAGCAACAATACAATCACTGGCGCGGCCAACATCAGCGGCAAGGTCGGTGTCCAGTCCGGTACCACCGGTGACACCGAAGTATCTGCCATGACTGGTGTCGAAAAGGTAGCCTACGATGAAATCGGTTTGGCCTTCGCCGCTCTGATGAGCAACCAGATCGACGCCATCGTGTGCGATACACCCGTGGCGGCAGGTTATGTGACAAAGAATCCCACCCAGCTGAAAACGGTGGGCGCCATGCTTAGTGCCGAGGAATACGGCATCGCCGTCCCCAAGGGCAAGGAAGACCTTTTGGCTAAGATAAATGCCGCCCTGGCCGAGGTCAAAGCCGCCGGAACCATCCCGACGCTGTTGACCAAGTGGGAAATCGAATAAAATAAGGGACAGGGGGCGCTCAACAGAGCGCCCCCTTCTTTTTTGCTTCGCATGAAAGAACCAGAGAAGGTTTCACCGGTAGAGGAACTCAGCTTCGTCACCGGGGGCGAGATAAACATCCGCCAGGATCCTTGGT from Dehalogenimonas sp. THU2 encodes the following:
- the gap gene encoding type I glyceraldehyde-3-phosphate dehydrogenase, with protein sequence MVTRIGINGFGRIGRLTFRALKKYHPNELDVVAINDLADTATNAHLLKYDSSYGSYSGTVTSGDGTIIVDGKTVRAFSERDPDKIPWRDYGVDIVIESTGRFSDRAKAALHLEGGAKKVIISTTSSNADLTVVMGVNQQAYNPAEHVIISNASCTTNCVTPMVKVLFDKFGIEKALINTVHAYTNDQSLLDIYHKDLRRARAAALNIIPTTTGAAKAVAQVIPELKGLIHGISLRVPVGSVSIADITAIVGRDVTAEEVNAALEVAANNELKGILSFCKEELVGSDFKGDPSSCIIDAPSTMVIAGNMVKVLGWYDNEWGYSTRLGDLCAYIGAKGI
- a CDS encoding 2-hydroxyacyl-CoA dehydratase, yielding MKRIGITTTVPVEVVLAAGAVPIDLNNLFISDPDPASLITIAEKAGFPLNTCAWIKGIYGATLKYGIANVICVTGGDCSNTLMLMEVLRHKGVRTIPFAYPPIPDCNQVTTAIDRLATDLGVTRQAAEQVRKELLPTRKLTAELDRFTWAENRISGKENHFWLVSASDFNSDVGAFTDQLGAVIQKAAIRDPYPADEIRLGLIGVPPVYASQLYPFLEGYGGRVVYNEVQRQFAMPYDVADLGEQYTRYTYPYATEQRIEDIKTATTQRNLDGIIHYVQSFCHRAIGDILIRFELGVPILTIEGNMDFGLSQHLKTRLEAFLDMLSLKRTATR
- a CDS encoding basic amino acid ABC transporter substrate-binding protein, which produces MKKFSILLVMFSLVAALILPGCDNGTDDPNPTAVTKIRVATDATWAPFEYVDTATNRIVGFDIDLMNEIAKKANLEIEYINVEWDSLLAGMAQGTYDAAISSITITADRQLEMNFSNPYYAAGQIIVVRSSNNTITGAANISGKVGVQSGTTGDTEVSAMTGVEKVAYDEIGLAFAALMSNQIDAIVCDTPVAAGYVTKNPTQLKTVGAMLSAEEYGIAVPKGKEDLLAKINAALAEVKAAGTIPTLLTKWEIE